Sequence from the Christiangramia fulva genome:
GCTTGGATTATTTTTGCAGCGACATATTTTAGTTGGAAAACATACCCCCATGGATTTCAATGAAACCCAGGCAATTGAAACCGTTGCAGAAGAAGAGATTACGGTGAGCACCAATAATCCCGGAGATATTTCTATGGTCGGTGGTGCACATGTTATCGGTTCTGGAACGGAAGCTTCCAATGGAATTATCTATGCGGTAGACGCCATCGTAGAACCTACCAAAGACGTATTTACCAATTGATTTTCAATAAAATAAATAGGATGAAACCGCTTCAGTTTTGGAGCGGTTTTTTGTTTTAGATAGCTCGGGAGTCTTTCGATTTTAATAAATGGGATCAACTGCCAATTTATGCTAACTTTGCAAAAAAAGTTTTTGAATATGGAGCTTAATCTTACGCGGCCAATCTGTTTTTTTGATCTGGAAACTACCGGTACCAATATCTGTCATGATCGAATTGTTGAAATTGCCATTTTGAAGGTTTTTCCCAATGGAAATAAAGAAAGCCACAGCTGGCTGGTAAATCCGGAGCGGGAGATCCCTGCAGAAGTGGTTGCGATTCACGGTATATCTAATGAAAAAGTAGCCAATGAACCTACTTTTCAGGAATTGGCAACCAAGGTTCACGATCTTATAAAAGGCTGTGACCTGGCAGGTTATAATTCTAACCGTTTTGATATTCCATTGCTGGTAGAAGAACTGCTCCGGGCGGGAATCGATTTTGAAATGAAAAATGTGGTGGCTGTAGATGTTCAAACGATTTTTCATAAAAAAGAACAGCGAACGCTTTCTGCGGCATACCAGTTTTACTGTGAAAAAAACCTGGAAGATGCCCATAGTGCTGAAGCCGATACTGAAGCTACTTACGAAGTACTGAAATCTCAGCTTGATAGATACGAGGATCTTGAGAATGATATCAAATGGCTTTCAGGATATAGCTCCAGGAAGAAAGCAGTCGATTTTGCAGGATTTATTGCTCTGGATAAAAAAGGGAAAGAGGTTTTTACCTTCGGAAAATATAAAGGAAAAAGCGTAGAACGGGTGCTGGAAGAGGAGCCAGGATATTTTGGGTGGATACAGAATGCCGATTTTCCTTTATACACAAAAAAGGTCCTGACGGCGATTAAATTGCGAAAGCTGAATAATAAATTGTCGTAAATGAAAATTATCTGTGTAGGCCGTAATTACGCGAAGCATATCGAGGAACTTCAGAATGAAAAACCTGAGGAACCAGTGCTTTTTCACAAACCCGATACTTCAGTTTTATTAAAGAAACAGCCTTTTTTTATTCCTGATTTTTCTGATGATGTGCATTATGAGGTGGAGGTTCTGGTTAAGATCAATAAGATCGGAAAGCATATTCAGGAGAAATTCGCTCATAAGTATTACGAGGAAATCGGCCTGGGAATTGATTTCACCGCGCGCGACCTTCAGCAAAAATTAAAAGAAAAAGGCCTTCCGTGGGAAAAAGCTAAAGGATTCGACGGTGCCGCGGTGATAGGTGATAAGTGGTTTAATAAGAAAGATTTGCCTGCGCTAGACAATCTTGAATTTAGCCTTAAAAAAAATGAAGAGACAGTACAGGCGGCCAATACCTCTTTGATGCTTTGGAAAATTGACGAATTAATTGCCTATATTTCGACATATTTCACCCTGAAAATAGGGGATATCATATTTACGGGAACTCCGGCGGGCGTAGGGAAAGTTTCTCCCGATGACCGGTTAACCGGATTCCTGAACAACCAAAAAATGTTTTCAATAAAAGTAAAATAAGTACTATGGATAGCTACAATCTTGACGAGGTTCGTGAAATGGCCGGGGGCGATGAAGAATTTATGAAAACCGTGGTCGAGACTTTCCTTGAGGAAATCCCGCCAGATGTCGCAGCGATGAACGATGCCATACAAAATGATAATCCTTCGCTCTCCTATCAATATGCGCATAAAATGAAGCCAAATCTTCAGCTTTTTGGCCTGAATTTAATGGATCAGATTCGTATCATTGAGGCCTGGTCTAAACAGGGACAGAGAAAGGATGAAGTTCCTGATGCTGCCGCGGCTATCACTAAAAAAGTTGATGAAGCCGTAGTTGCTCTAAAAAATGATTTTGACCTCTAATGAAAGCTGAAATTGTTACCATTGGTGACGAGATACTCATTGGCCAGATTGTAGATACCAATTCGGTTTTTATTGCCCAAGAACTTACCAAAATTGGAATTTCTGTTCATCAAATCACTTCCATTCAGGATGAACGTGAGCACATATTAAAAACCATAGAGGGAGCAATGCTCCGTGCAGATATTGTGATCATGACCGGTGGACTGGGGCCCACCAAAGACGATATTACCAAAAAATGTCTCTGTGAATTCTTTGATGATGAACTGGAGCTAAACAAAGATGTCCTCAAGCATATCAAAGAGCTTTTCGATAAGTATATAGAAACTCCCTTTTCCGATCTTAATCGCGATCAGGCCCTTTTGCCAAAAAAAGCTACAGTGCTCCATAATGAATATGGAACCGCTGCTGGTATGTGGTTCGAGAAAGACGGAAAAGTAGTGATCTCCCTTCCGGGAGTACCTTTCGAAATGAAGGAACTCATCACCAGAGAAGTGGTTCCGCGCCTGATGCAGAATTTTTCGCGGGAATATATTATTTATAAAACGGTGGTTACCTACGGGGTGGGTGAAAGTGAAATTGCGCGTCGTATTGAGGACTGGGAAAACAACCTGCCTGAAGGTATTAAGCTGGCTTATCTTCCAAATCTTGGAAAGGTGCGCTTACGGCTTACTGCTAAAGGAGATAATGAGCAGAACCTCAGAAATGCCATTGAGAATCAGATAACCAGTCTGCACGAGTTTATTGGAGACATTATTTCCGGCTATGAAGAAGATGAACCTTTAGAAGTCGCTATTGGCAGGCTTCTGGCTCAGAATAGCTGGAAGCTTTCAACTGCTGAAAGTTGTACTGGTGGAAGGCTGGCTACCAAGTTTTCAAAAGCTCCGGGCTCTTCGGCATCTTTCAGCGGAAGCGTGGTTTGTTATGCAACACCATCTAAAACCGAACTTTTAGGTGTTTCAGAAAAACTGATCGAAGAAAAGTCTGTGGTCAGTGCAGAAGTCGCTCAGGCCATGGCCAAAGGAGCCCGCGAAAAATTTCACACCGAATTTTCCATAGCGACAACGGGAAATGCCGGGCCCACAAAAGGAGATAGCGATGCTGAAGTTGGGACGGTGTTTATTGCCATTGCGACTCCGCAGAAAGTGTTCAGTGAAGAATTCAATTTTGGGAACCACCGCGAAAAAGTGATAGGAAAAGCGGTTAATAAGGCCATGAAAATGCTTCAGGAAGCCATTTTTGAATACCGCGAGAACCTGGAACAGAAATAATCCCGAAAAATTCTTTAAATCAAACTTGAAATTTAGATTTTAATTTTTTATTCTTAAAAAGTGGAAGTCATATATACCGGGTGCTGCGAGATTTTTTATGCCTGTAGAGAAGCCTCGAAATATTTTTTTTCAATTAGTTGTCTGTTAGGTAAAAAAATCGTTAATTTGCAGCCTGTTTTGAAATAACGAGAAAAGTATAGAGCAATGTCAAGAGTTTGTGAACTTACCGGGAAAAGAGCAATGGTTGGGAACAATGTTTCTCACGCTATGAACAAGACCAAACGTAAATTCAATGCGAATTTGGTTAAAAAACGTTTTTACATCCCTGAAGAAGACAGATGGGTAACTTTAAAAGTATCTACATCTGCGTTAAAAGATATTAACAAGAAAGGAATCTCTGCCGTGATCAAAGAGGCCAGAGCTAAAGGATTTCTTAAGAAATAATTCCGATAAAAAACATTCACAATGGCAAAGAAAGGTAACAGAGTTCAGGTAATCCTTGAATGTACAGAACATAAAGCATCTGGACAACCAGGTACTTCAAGATATATCACAACCAAGAATAAAAAGAACACTCCAGACAGACTTGAGTTGAAGAAATTCAACCCGGTTCTTAAGAAGATGACTGTTCATAAAGAAATAAAATAATATAAGTCATGGCAAAGAAATCAGTAGCAAGTATTCAAACAGGATCTAAAAGGCTTACCAAAGCTATCAAAATGGTAAAGTCTGAGAAAACCGGTGCCTATACTTTCGTGGAGCAGATCATGGCTCCTGAAGATGTAAACGACTTTTTGAAACAAAAATAATCGTTTAACAGCGAGTAAAATCATATAAAAAAGCCGTTCGGATTTATCTGGACGGCTTTTTTCTTTTTGTGTATATTTATGGCCCTAAAAAGAAAAGCCGTGGAGGCTTCTTTGTTTTAAAAAACCTGCCGAAATAATGAGTTTATTTAAAAAGATATTTTCTAAGGAAAAAAAGGAAAACCTCGATAAAGGACTGGAAAAATCAAAAACCAGTTTCTTTGATAAAATGAGCAAGGCCGTTGCCGGAAAATCGAAGGTCGACGATGAGGTGCTTGATGAACTTGAAGAAGTGCTGGTGAGAAGTGATGTAGGTGTTGCTACAACCATTAAGATCATCAACAGAATAGAAGAGCGCGTGGCCCGTGATAAATATGTTGGCACCGATGAACTAAACAAAATTCTTCGCGAAGAGATCGCCGCCTTGCTTTCAGAAAATAATACAGGCGAGTATGCCGAACTTGATATTCCTGCCGATAAAAGGCCTTATGTGATCATGGTCGTGGGAGTGAATGGGGTTGGAAAAACTACTACTATCGGAAAACTTGCACATCAGTTTAAAAGTCAGGGTAAAAAAGTGGTTTTAGGCGCAGCCGATACCTTCCGTGCAGCCGCGATCGACCAGCTTCAGATCTGGGCCGATAGAACCGGCGTTCCAATCATCAAACAGAAAATGGGTAGTGATCCGGCTTCCGTGGCGTTTGATACCATTCAGCATGCCGTAAAAATGGACGCCGATGTGGTTTTAATCGATACCGCGGGTCGACTTCATAATAAAGTGAACTTGATGAAAGAGCTTTCCAAGGTGAAAAGGGTGATGCAGAAGACCATTGCTGAAGCTCCTCATGAGGTTTTGCTGGTTCTGGACGGGTCTACCGGCCAGAATGCGTTTGAACAGGCAAAACAATTTACCGCAGCTACTGAAGTCACTTCTCTTGCAGTTACCAAACTCGACGGTACGGCTAAAGGCGGAGTGGTAATAGGCATCAGCGATCAGTTTAAAATTCCTGTGAAGTATATTGGAGTGGGAGAAGGGGTTGAAGATCTTCAGGTATTTAATAAATATGAATTTGTAGATTCCTTCTTTAAATAATTTATATGAAAAAATCAGTACTTCTTTTGCTCATGGCCTTTGCGATGCTGGCCTGTAAAAACGACTCGCAAAACGATCAGGAAAATATACAAACTGAAACCGATTCTACCGATACGGTTAAGGAAATGGAATTCAAGGTCGTCGACTCCAAATATATCAATAATGACAGCCTTTGGATGCCTTTTGAAAGCGCGCTAGCCAATTTTTCTGAAACCCGATACAACGAAGTAAAAGACCTGGTTTTTGAAAAGCCTATTCCCGAAATCCAGGAAGCGGTTAAAAGCGGAAAACTTAGTTACGAAGAAATCGCTCTTTTTTACCTTAAGAGAATCAAAAAGTACGACCGCAACAATGAGCTTTCCCTGAATTCGGTGATCGCTCTGAATCCTGATCTACTGAAAGAAGCCCGCGAAAAAGACGAACAGCTTAAAAAAAATCCCGATCATAATCCTATTTACGGAATTCCGGTATTGTTGAAAGATAATATCGATGCCGAAGGAATGCCTACTACGGCCGGGGCTGCTGCCCTTCAGGAGAACAATGCCAACGACGCCGTTATTGTAAAGCGTTTAAGGGAAAACGGTGCTCTTATTTTAGGAAAAGCGAATCTGAGCGAATGGGCTTATTTCTTTTGCGGCGAATGTCCCAGCGGATATTCTGCCGTGGGTGGGCAAACTCTTAACCCTTATGGAAGAAAGATACTCGATACCGGGGGGTCCAGCTCGGGAAGTGGTGTCGCCGTGGCAGCTAATTTAGCTCCGGTAGCCGTTGGTTCAGAGACGTCGGGATCTATCCTTTCTCCGTCAAGCCAGAATTCGGTTGTTGGTTTAAAACCTACTATCGGACTTCTTAGCCGTGGCGGAATTGTTCCAATCTCAAGCACCCTCGATACTCCAGGCCCGATGACCAAATTTGTGGTTGATAATGCTATTTTGCTTTCCGCTATGACTGGTATTGATAAAAAAGATCCTGCTTCGGCAGCTGCAGGCAAAGATGCCCGGGACTATTATAAAGACTTAAAAGAAGTCGTTCTTACCGGAAAACGCTTTGGTGCCATCAAAGCTCTTATGAAAGATACTTTGTATATGCGCGCCGTCAACGATCTTAAAAATGCAGGTGCCGAAATTGTGGAATTTGAGGCAGAAGATATCGATCTTCCAAATTTCACCAGATTGCTCAACCTCGATATGAAAAAGGATCTTCCCGCTTATTTTCAGAATTATGGCGGCGATGTGGATTTTGAAAATGTGGGTGATGTTGTGGAATATAATAATCAGGATTCGTTAAAAAGAGCTCCTTACGGGCAGGCCCTTTTTCTCGGAATTCTCAAAGATTCGGCAACTGCTGAAGAATTCGCGGCCATAAAAGATACCTTGCGACGAAATGGAACCCGTTTCTTTGAAAAGCCAATGAAAGAACACAATCTTGATGCGGTCCTTTCCATCAATAACTATCATGCGGGTTACGCGGCGGTGGCTAAATATCCGGCGATTACCGTACCAATGGGTTACAGCAGCGATAATCATGCTCCCGAAGGACTCACTTTTATAGGAAGACCTTTTACCGAGCAACAATTGTTGAACTGGGCCTATACTTTTGAACAAACCACGAATCGCAGACAAACCCCAGACAATTATAATGAGTAAACTTAGAGATCGCTATCTTTCAACTATTTCGAAGATCATTTTCTTTTATTCGGTTTTTTATATCGTGATGAAGGTACTGGCGATCTTTCAGGGAGCCTGGATTTGGGCAAATCTGATCCTCACAATCCCTTATCTCATTTTCGCCTTAATAGGCGGCTATATGTTCAAAAGGAATTCCTATAGTTGGATCTACGTGATCGCGGGGATTATTTTGATAAGCGTGGTGCGTTATTTTGAAAAGGAATGGATGATGCAGCTGCACCTGTATTTTCAATAATTTACCTGACTCAAAATCGCTTGATTTTAAACTTTCAATGGCGATTGGTGTCAAAATTATATACTAGAACTTCATTTAATTTAAAAATTAATTTCCATTGAATTTATGAGAAAAATTTTCTTTGCGATTTTTATCGCTTTTCTGGCCTTAACTATGAGTGCTCAGGAAGATGTGCATTGGCTGCGATATCCCAGTATCTCTCCTGATGGTAAGACCATTATTTTTGGATATATGGGCAATCTCTATCGCGTAAATACAAGTGGTGGTGTAGCAACTCCTGTCACCACCGGCGATGCTTACGATATGCGTCCGGTGTGGAGCAGTGATGGCAAAACCCTTGCCTTTGCCAGTGATCGGTATGGCAATTTTGATGTTTATACAATGCCTGCCGAAGGCGGAACTCCTGTTAGGATAACCTACAACAGCAGTGATGACTATCCCTATGACTTTACTCCTGATAATCAGGAAGTCCTTTTCGGGAGCGGAAGGAACGCCCCTGCTAAAAGCGTGAGATTTCCCAGCCCCGGACTTTTCAATAATTTATATACAATTCCTGTAAAAGGAGGTCGCCCGGTTCTGCTGTCTGCAGCTGGGGCTGAAGAAGCTACCTACAATAACGACGGCTCAAAACTGGTTTTCCAGGATAGGAAAGGCTATGAGGATGCATTCAGAAAGCATCATACGTCAGCAGTTACGCGCGATGTTTGGTTATATGATATTAATAATAATTTATACGATCAGTTAAGTACTTTTAAAGGGGAGAACCGTGAACCGGTTTTTAGTTCTGATGGAACTTCGGTTTATTTTCTGAATGAAAAAGATGGTACTCAAAACCTATACAAGATGCCTGTAAGTGGTGGTTCAGAAACACAACTTACAACTTTTAAGGATTTTCCGGTTCGACATCTAAGTATTTCTAATGATGACCTGATCTCGTTTACCTGGCAAGGTGATGTTTATACTTTGAGTCCGGGTGGAACGCCTCAAAAACTGAATATTCAGGTTAATGATGATGCGGGTTATGAACCGATTGAAAATATGGATATCAATACGGTAACTGAATTTGCGGTGAGTCCAAATAACAAAGAGATCGCGTTTGTAAACAGAGGTGAGGTTTTTGTAACCGGCGTTGATGATTCCCGCACCAAACGAATAACCAATACCCCGGAGCAGGAGCGCATGATCAGCTGGTCTCCTGATGGAAAAACACTACTTTTTTCCGGAGAAAGAGACGGTAGCTGGAATGTATATAAAGTTACTTTAACACATCCTGAAGAAGAATATTTCTATGCTTCTACCGTATTGAATACTGAGCCTATTATTGCCACCGAGGCAGAAGAATTTCAGCCAAAATATTCACCTGACGGAAAGAAGATCGCTTTTATAGAGGAGCGAAATATCCTGGTTATAAAGGATCTTGACAGCAAGAAGAAAACTACTGTTTTTCCGGAAGGCAGAAACTATTCTTACAGTGACGGCGACTGGTTTTACCAGTGGAGCCCTGATAGCCGGTGGCTGCTGGTAGATGATCAGAAAGGTTATGTTTTCAACAACAATACCGCCCTTATAAAAGCCGATGGATCGGGTGAGATTTTCCACCCGGTAAATAGCGGCTTTGGTGAAAGCAATCCTAAGTGGGCTATGAAAGGGAAAATGATGACCTATGAAAGTAGTAAGGAAGGGCGACGTTCACTGGCAATGCAGGGAAGTTCAGAGGTTGATATTTACGGTGTATTTTTCGACCAGGAGGCCTACGATAAATATATGCTCAGCAAGGAAGAATATGAACTTCTGAACGATCGTGAGCAGAAGGAAAAAGTAGAGCAGGAGAAAAAAGCAAAAGAAGAGGAAAATAAAAAGTCAAAGAAGAAAAATGACGAGAAGAAAGAAGAGCCTCTTCAGCTTAATCTTAAAAACCTTGAGCAGCGAAGAGAAAAACTAACAATTAACAGCTCGAGCATTAGCGATTATGTATTGAATAAAGATGCGAGTAAGGTATACTATCTTTCCTCGTTTGAAAAGGGCTATGACCTTTGGGTGACTGAACCGCGAACTCGCGAGACTAAAATTCTTGCCAAACTTGGTGGATCTCCCAGTGGTATTGAGATTAGTGATGATGATAAGACCTTATTTTTGAGCAATAATGGCAAACTGGTAAAAGTTGATACCGAAAGCGGAAAAGTGACGAATATCGAGATTGCCGGCGATATGATGGTGAATGCCGCTGCAGAAAGGGAATACATCTTCAATCATGCCTGGAGACAGGTGAAGAAGAAATTCTATGATCCCAATTTACATGGAGTTGACTGGAAAATGTATAAAGAGGAATATTCAAAATTCCTTCCGTACATCAATAACAACTATGATTTTCAGGAATTATTGAGCGAGCTTCTTGGAGAACTCAACGCCTCACATACCGGCGGTAGATATCGTCCTGAAAACAATGGTATGAAAACAGCCTCTTTCGGATTGCTTTATGATGAAACCTATACTGGTAACGGAATTAAAGTTTCTGAAGTGATCGCCGGCGGACCGCTCGACAAAGCCAAAAGCCGAATTAAAGCTGGTGATATCATAACTAAGATTAACGGTGAGGAGATTGGCAGCGAGGAGAACTGGAATAAATATTTGCTCAATCTTGAGGATAAAAATGTGCTTTTGAGCGTGAAAAGTGGGGACGCAACTTTCGAAGAAAAGCTCAAGCCTATCTCGGTTAATGAGGAAAGCGGATTGATGTATCGCCGCTGGGTCAATATGATGGAACACAAGGTAGATTCGCTGAGCAATGGCCAGTTGGGTTATCTTCACATCCGCGGTATGAACGATAGCAGTTTCAGGGATGTTTACGAAAGTGCCCTGGGAAAAAATCTCAGTAAAAAAGCGCTTGTGGTCGATACCCGCTTTAATGGGGGTGGATGGCTACACGATGACCTGAATACTTTCTTAAGCGGCGAGGAATATCTGAAATTTTCTCCGCAGGGTCATATTGTGAAAGGTGGCGAGCCTATGACGCGATGGACCAAACCGAGTATCGTGGTGATGAGCGAAAGCAATTATAGCGACGCGTTTATCTTCCCTTATATCTACAAACAAAATGGAATAGGAAAGCTGGTTGGAATGCCGGTTGCCGGTACTGGTACTGCCGTTTGGTGGGAACGCCAGATAGATCCGACGATCGTTTTTGGAATTCCTATGATTGGAACCATTGGTGACGAGGGTAGACCTACCGAAAACCTTCAGCTTGAACCGGATATTTTGGTACCGCTACCTTATAAGGCATTCCTAAATGGAAAGGATACGCAAATTCAGGCCGCTGTGAATGAACTTCTTAAAGAGGTGAATCAGGAATAATAAAGAGTTAATCTTCTTAAGAAGCCGCGAAAAAAGGAAATTTTGTCATTCTGAATTTATTTCAGAAACTGGCAAATTTGAAAAACGAAATTATAAAAGACCCTTAAACAAGTTAAGGTTGAAGATTTCGGACTTTTTTCGCGGTTTCTTTTATTTTTGAAATTATGAATAACTCGGCTTTTCCTTCCGAAGTATATCTAAATGGCAGCTGGCTAAAAACCGAAGAGGCCAAAATATCAGTATTTGATCGTGGGTTTATGCACGGTGATGGTATTTATGAAGTCACCCCTTTTTATAATGGCATGGCTTTTTTGCTGGAAGACCACCTGGAAAGACTCAATTACTGCCTTGAGCAAATTGGACTGAATTTCGATACTTCTGAAATCAAAAATCTCGTTTACGAAGCTTTGGAGCGCGCTGGACTCTCAAATTCTGATGCTGCTGTTTATATGCAGATCAGTCGGGGAATGGCTCCAAGAACTCATTTTATTCCAAACGATATTCAGCCTACTTTTTTGATGTATGCGTTCCCGGCCACCTTGGAAGGCTTTGAAAATAAGAGCTGGAAAGTGCTATTATCTAAAGACCTTCGCTGGCATCGCTGTGACATCAAAACTACGTCCTGGCTGGCTAATACCATGGCCAATTCAAAATCTCATGAACTCGGCCTAAATGAAACTATTCTCTATCGGGACCAGGTAATTACCGAAGGTTCACATTCTTCCATCTTTTTTATTAAAGGAAATTCTATTTATACCCATCCCGAAGGACCTGCTATTCTTTTGGGGATCACGCGTAAATTTGTGATTGGACTTTGCCGGGAACTCGGTATTGAAATTAGGGAAAAACCTGTTCTTTTATCTGAAATCGGAAATATTGATGAGATCTTCTGTACCGGCACCACCACCCAGATCATGCAGGTAAATGAGATGATTTTTGAAGGAAAATCGGTATTTAAAAATTGCCGGAAAAGTGAAACTCTTAAAAAACTTCAATCGGCATTTAAGGAAAAAACTTTAAAACTCTAGGCTTTTAATGCATTTTATATTTAACTCATAGTCAAATTCATTAGCTTCTTTATTTCTAATTTTAGATTGTATCTTTGCACTCCTAAATTTTAGTATGAGAACGAAGTCGAGAAAAAAGAACAGGATCAATGTGGTTACCCTGGGTTGTAGTAAGAATGTTTACGACAGCGAGGTTTTGATGGGGCAGCTTAAGGCCAACAAGAAAGATGTGGTACATGAGCAGGAAGGAAATATTGTCGTGATCAATACCTGCGGATTTATCGATAATGCCAAGGAGCAATCGGTGAATACGATTCTTGAATTTGTTGAAAAGAAAGAGCAGGGCGAGGTAGACAAGGTTTTTGTGACCGGATGCCTTAGTGAACGCTATAAACCCGAACTTCTAAAGGAAATTCCGAATGTTGACCAGTATTTTGGAACTACCGAATTGCCATCCTTGCTTAAAGCCCTGGAAGCCGATTATAAACATGAACTTTTAGGGGAGCGAATGACCACGACTCCGCAGAATTATGCTTTTTTGAAGATCGCCGAAGGTTGTGATCGTCCGTGTTCGTTTTGTGCTATCCCTTTGATGCGCGGGAAACATCGGTCCACACCCATCGAACAAATAGTTAAAGAAGCCAAAGGACTTGCAGCAAATGGCGTAAAGGAACTGATACTTATAGCTCAGGACTTAACTTATTACGGTCTTGATCTTTATAAAAAACGAAACCTGGCAGAATTGCTCGAAAATCTTGTCAAGGTTGAAGGCATTGAGTGGATTCGCCTTCATTATGCCTTTCCTACAGGCTTCCCGATGGATGTACTGGAAGTGATGAAAAGGGAGCCGAAAATATGCAATTATCTGGATATACCGCTGCAGCATATTTCAGATGATCTTTTGAAATCGATGCGACGTGGCACCACTCACGAAAAAACTACCAAATTGCTGAAGGAATTCCGAAAAACGGTTCCTGAAATGGCCATTAGAACTACGCTGATCGTTGGTTATCCGGGAGAGACCGAAGCTCATTTCGAGGAATTAAAGGAATGGGTAAAGGAAATGCGATTTGAACGCCTGGGTTGTTTTACTTATTCTCATGAGGAAAATACACATGCTTTTAATCTTGAAGATAATGTTCCGGAAGATGTGAAGCAGCAGCGAGCAAACGAGATCATGGAAATCCAGTCTCAGATCTCCTGGGAACTGAATCAGGAAAAAATTGGAAAGACCTTTAAAGTGATTATAGATCGTAAGGAAGGCAATTATTTTGTTGGTCGTACCGAGCATGATTCACCCGATGTGGATAACGAAGTGCTGATCGACGCTACCGAAATTTATCTGAAAACTGGAGAATTCTATGATGTAAAGATCACCGATGCTGCCGATTTTGACCTTTACGGAACTCCGTTAAATGTTAATACTGAAAAACCCGGGAGAAAAGAATTAAAGATAAGGTCTGTTTAATAGAACAGTTGCTATAAAAATAAACCTCCCAGGTTTCAAAAACCTGGGAGGTTTTATTTTTTGCTTAAATTGAGTTTAAGCAACGCTAATATTCTTTTCCAGGTAAACTTCCTGAACTTTATTCAGAAGAGCCACACCATCTTTCATTGGCCGCTGAAATGCTTTTCGCCCCATAATGAGCCCGGAACCGCCAGCACGTTTATTTACCACAGCGGTTTTGATCGCTTCTTTTTCATCGGAATCTCCTTTGGAACCTCCACCGGAATTGATCAGACCAATTTTACCCATATAGCAGTTAGCTACCTGATAGCGGCAAAGGTCAATGGGGTGGTCGGTGGTGAGCCCTTCATACATTTCGTCATTAAATTTTCCGAAACCTATGTTCTTGAAACCGAAATTATTTGTCGGTAATTTCTGCTTGATCACATCGGCTTTAATCGTGACGCCAAGGTGGTTTGCCTGCCCGGTTAGATCGGCTGAGCTGTGATAATCTTCACCCTCTTTTTTGAAAGCTGAATTCCTTGTATAGCACCAAAGAATAGTTGCCATTCCCAGCTCATGAGCTCTTTCAAAACCTGCCGCTATTTCCTG
This genomic interval carries:
- a CDS encoding 3'-5' exonuclease, which gives rise to MELNLTRPICFFDLETTGTNICHDRIVEIAILKVFPNGNKESHSWLVNPEREIPAEVVAIHGISNEKVANEPTFQELATKVHDLIKGCDLAGYNSNRFDIPLLVEELLRAGIDFEMKNVVAVDVQTIFHKKEQRTLSAAYQFYCEKNLEDAHSAEADTEATYEVLKSQLDRYEDLENDIKWLSGYSSRKKAVDFAGFIALDKKGKEVFTFGKYKGKSVERVLEEEPGYFGWIQNADFPLYTKKVLTAIKLRKLNNKLS
- a CDS encoding fumarylacetoacetate hydrolase family protein; translated protein: MKIICVGRNYAKHIEELQNEKPEEPVLFHKPDTSVLLKKQPFFIPDFSDDVHYEVEVLVKINKIGKHIQEKFAHKYYEEIGLGIDFTARDLQQKLKEKGLPWEKAKGFDGAAVIGDKWFNKKDLPALDNLEFSLKKNEETVQAANTSLMLWKIDELIAYISTYFTLKIGDIIFTGTPAGVGKVSPDDRLTGFLNNQKMFSIKVK
- a CDS encoding Hpt domain-containing protein translates to MDSYNLDEVREMAGGDEEFMKTVVETFLEEIPPDVAAMNDAIQNDNPSLSYQYAHKMKPNLQLFGLNLMDQIRIIEAWSKQGQRKDEVPDAAAAITKKVDEAVVALKNDFDL
- a CDS encoding competence/damage-inducible protein A; translated protein: MKAEIVTIGDEILIGQIVDTNSVFIAQELTKIGISVHQITSIQDEREHILKTIEGAMLRADIVIMTGGLGPTKDDITKKCLCEFFDDELELNKDVLKHIKELFDKYIETPFSDLNRDQALLPKKATVLHNEYGTAAGMWFEKDGKVVISLPGVPFEMKELITREVVPRLMQNFSREYIIYKTVVTYGVGESEIARRIEDWENNLPEGIKLAYLPNLGKVRLRLTAKGDNEQNLRNAIENQITSLHEFIGDIISGYEEDEPLEVAIGRLLAQNSWKLSTAESCTGGRLATKFSKAPGSSASFSGSVVCYATPSKTELLGVSEKLIEEKSVVSAEVAQAMAKGAREKFHTEFSIATTGNAGPTKGDSDAEVGTVFIAIATPQKVFSEEFNFGNHREKVIGKAVNKAMKMLQEAIFEYRENLEQK
- the rpmB gene encoding 50S ribosomal protein L28; the encoded protein is MSRVCELTGKRAMVGNNVSHAMNKTKRKFNANLVKKRFYIPEEDRWVTLKVSTSALKDINKKGISAVIKEARAKGFLKK
- the rpmG gene encoding 50S ribosomal protein L33 — encoded protein: MAKKGNRVQVILECTEHKASGQPGTSRYITTKNKKNTPDRLELKKFNPVLKKMTVHKEIK
- a CDS encoding DUF4295 domain-containing protein — encoded protein: MAKKSVASIQTGSKRLTKAIKMVKSEKTGAYTFVEQIMAPEDVNDFLKQK
- the ftsY gene encoding signal recognition particle-docking protein FtsY — protein: MSLFKKIFSKEKKENLDKGLEKSKTSFFDKMSKAVAGKSKVDDEVLDELEEVLVRSDVGVATTIKIINRIEERVARDKYVGTDELNKILREEIAALLSENNTGEYAELDIPADKRPYVIMVVGVNGVGKTTTIGKLAHQFKSQGKKVVLGAADTFRAAAIDQLQIWADRTGVPIIKQKMGSDPASVAFDTIQHAVKMDADVVLIDTAGRLHNKVNLMKELSKVKRVMQKTIAEAPHEVLLVLDGSTGQNAFEQAKQFTAATEVTSLAVTKLDGTAKGGVVIGISDQFKIPVKYIGVGEGVEDLQVFNKYEFVDSFFK